The DNA region ATGCTACATGACTTTTGGTCCTATGCATGATCATTCTACTAATACTTCTTGGTATATTGATGCAAAAGAACAGAAGTTTTGACCACATTACGGCGATCACTCTATCGACCAGAAAGCTTAACCATCCACGCTCCACCCAAGTAAAGTCCCAAAAGGGGGCCAGCTAGAAGCATTTGGGTAAGGGGATCAGTTGATGGTGTGAGTACTGCAGCAGCAACGACAGCACCTACCACCACGTATCTCCAAATCGACAGCATTTGATCTCCCGACACCAGACCAGTTTGTCCAAGAAGCAGTTGAATGACAGGAACCTGTAAAGGAGATGCATTATAAAATTGCCAATTGGATTAAAACAATTTGGATATCATGAGGATGCTGATCAACATCATACAATAGTATTTGCAGAGACAAATATATTCAAAGCTACCCTAGGTTGGAAACCATGGCCACATTCTTGACTGCTTCACCACTACGAATCATCATACTTACTTTTTTTTCAAAACGGTGGTGTTTGGGTCAGTTTACGCGCATCTGGACTAGTCCACTAGGTActtgctacctcccaccagcacatGTACCAGGAAACTCTGCTAATAAAGGCTTAGGTAGATGAGAAGATATCGCCTAGCCTTTTGTGTCTCTACTGTGATTTGAACCACAATCTCACATGGTTTTCACTCACTTCATCGACCACTAGGCCACACCTAAATCTGCTTAAAAAATCTAATATTCGCTTCTATTTTCAACCCGAAACACTGCTCAATTATGGCCAAGGTGGTTTTAAGCAAGAACTAGTTGTAAGTCAAGCCAACCAAGAACACAAAAGTGAAGTACGGTCAAAGATTTGAGCAAAGTACGGTCAAAGATTTGAGCAGCTCGAGATTGAACAACTAAATTTACTTGCACTAAACTGTTTATCAGGGTGTTCTTATATACTCATGCAGAAAGGAAAATATGCACAAGCAAAAGATTTACCTGGAAAGACAATCCTGTGCTGAACATGAGTACGAGCACAAATTCAAAGTATTGATCAATGGACCAAAAGGATTCGACAGCCCCTTCTGCATAATTGACAAAGAAATTCAAGGCTGCTGGAGTGAGAACCAAGTGTGAGAAAACAATGCCGGTGTAGAAAAGTACtgaagatccaaggacaattggTGCCAGGAATCTTCTTTCTGACATTGTTAAACCAGGAAGAACAAAAGCTATGATCTCGTAGAGAATCACGGGAGCCCCTAAAAGAAGGCCACTATATCCTGAGACCTACATCAAAAGTGTGAACAGAATAGTTACTACACTGAACTTGCCAAATTAGTATGAATGCCAATGTTCGATTTGATCCAAACAACACGAACATCATGACATCGTGATCAACTCCAATCTTATgtttgaactttttttttctaCTTGAGCATTTAGCACTACATCATCAGCTGTATGCTAGAAGTCGCATGAACAAGTATAGCTTGTAAACAATTATTCAAGGACAAGTCCCTCGCAAACAATTATAAGCACATTTTTAGGATACGTCAGAAGATGCCAACTTAATACTTCGGTAGCAGAAAATTTatacaagagagagagagagagaacaaaacaaaaacaaaaaagcacTTCAGTACTACAAGTCCAGTGAGTTAAAGCATTCAATTAAGCAAGTTTAGCTTTCAGCCTATTGGATTTCTTTTCCAAACAGCCCCAGCTTTCCTTCACTTTAGTATTAGTATGCCAACTTCCCTATATCAAAAGTAGCAAAACACGTTGTTCAATAGCCTCCATTTCTTTGACGTATTCAGCACAAACTATCTGAATACACGTATCTATTTATAGGTACATTAAGACTACTTGCTTTTTGTATTTAATACTCCAACCACTTGTTTGACTCATACATGATTTTGAAGATGAAACTTTAAGACAAGGATTAGTTTAAGGCAAGTGGATCCAGAATTCCAGATGTGGGTTTGATTACTTGCTGGTTTCTTTAAATGTTAAGGCGTGTAACAAGCAAGGGCGATTGAACTTTTACAATCTATAAGTGGTAAGGTACTCGTTATCGAAGGGTTTTTGCTCTTTTTGATATATGTATATATGGCCTTAGCACAGCCTTTGTGCTACGATTAATTCAGTATATAATCACGATAATGAGCCAGATATCAGGCACTAAGGACAAACTTTTAACCCTTAAAAAGAACTCAAACACAAAAGAAAGATCCACCTAGTTCGCAAAATAAGGTTCAACAACTTCGCTGTAGTAATTAAATGGTCACTGGAATGAGTGACAAAGAAGATTAAATTAAAGATGCAGTCTAACCTTTAAAGTAGTGAAAAAGAACTCTCCTGGACCTAGTTGCAAAAATCGAACACCTTGTGCTAGAACAGGGGCTTCAAGAATcaagataagttcttttgagaaGGCAAAACATCCCACTATAGCAGCACCAACGGCCAAAACAGACACAAAGAGTCTCTGACGCAACTCCTCCAAATGATCGAATAGAGTCATTTCTTTATCATCAGGTAGGAGCTCTTTACTAGGGTAAAGGAAATCATAAACAATACTCCCATCACTATCTGATTCATCATTCTTAAATACACTCTCGCTTGAGCCATCAGCAACATCtgaatttcaaaaataacatgcatTATTACGATAAAATTACACCTAAACTATTTTGCATTCATGGACAATCACCGGCTCACAGCACAATGAagaaagagaatgaaagaaaggaaCCATTTTATGTACGATAGGGGTGTTCTTCTGGAGAGTTGCATCATAGAGGTGTTGAGTATTGCAAAAACAATTGTACAACCACAAAATAGGCAAAGTATGTATAAGAAAATAAACTAGTACGCAAACAATTTTGTGCAGATTAGAAGGAGAAGGGTAAGATATTGTTTTCAGTAAATACCATTAGACAGTTCAATTTGCTCCACTTTTTCCCCCTATGCACCATTATCACTTTGGCACATCGTAACACTTTTCTCTTTTCCAAAATGTATAACATGCATATATGCATATTACTATATTAAGGAAATTTACTTCTCGAAAACGATTAAAAAGATAAGCTTTTATATAAATGACAAAGAACATGTGCATTTTCTCACATtttctagaaaaaaaaaatatgcatACTCACAAATTATTGACCCTTGGGCAAGGGCGAGCAATTTCAGTAACTTAAAAGGTGCATCGCGTTGCACTCAACCACAAACAGAAGTGTGTTTATTATCAGCAATCTATTTAACCCTAATATGGGGAATGACCACTCAAGTGCTCACATGGACTACAATATATGGACGAATATCCCTGGAGCTATTCGGTGGACTGTGGGGTAGAAAGAAACAATAGGACTTTTGAAGGGAAAAAGGAAAACTTAATTAGACTACAAATGCCTTTTCAGCCTTCTGGTTTAACATAACTGATGTAGATGCAGCAGAAACCATGTCAGGCTTCCTCAGCTCATTACAAACACTATAATGAATCGAATTTTTGCAATCTGTAACTACACATCCAGCACTTTATTTATGCTGGGCAGTACATATTAAAAGTACTGATCTTACTTatcaagaaagaaaagaaaaggaaaaaaacataGCTGAAGGAACTCTCAGAACCTCTAGAGGTTTGAGACCGAAAATCCTCTTTCTCCTttcctattcttgatagtgatggAAGCATTAAGCAGGATGCTGAATTTTACATAGACGCGAAATGGATTAAAAGTTTCAAGGTTAATAAAGTTAACAGGGAAGTCGTGAAGATTTCCATATACTATCAGCAAACGAGATCTTGGTGTTATATTATATGCAAAAACTCTGCTCAAACAACCTCAAAGCTCCTCTAATAAAACTTACAAGTTGCAATTAACAACCACAGATAACTAGTGAAATTATAGGTAGGAtaaactaaacaaatacaagCATATGCCAAATTCTACTTGCTTAGAATACCCCAAAACCCAAATttctccaaaatcaccatattatAGTCTTACCAATCAGAGCAATCCTCTCTATGATACATAAGAATAATTAGATACATAACAATAGAAACCCATAAAACAAGCCCTTATAGAAATCACTTCAAGCAACAAAGAAACATAACATAATTTAGCTAAAGGTTACACCTTTATataaaataccatatcaaaaatTCAAGAAAACCATTAAAAGTTTAATAATTTACATAATAATCATCTGggtatttctttttttcttctttttttagtaTCAAGAATTATATATGCATATCTTCAACAGCTAaactaagactagtagcatttgcACCAATAATATAACTTAGCTAAAGAACCAACTCAATTAAAAATTACACCTTTATACAAAATACACataaaaaattcaagaaaatcaTTAAAAGTTCAACTTAGCTAAAGGACCAACCCAACTAAAAATTACACCTTTATACAAAATACCCACGTCAAAAACTCAAGAACACAATAAAAAAAGTGCAATCTTTacataataataattatttgggtaattcttttttttttccttaccGGGCCTATCTTCAACAGCTGAACCAAGATTACTAGCATTTGCACCATTAATTTCTCTTTGCTTCTCTTTAGCATCTTCAACAGCTGAACAAACAAGTCTATTGAACCTTTTCAAGTCTTTTCTGTTAGAAAGATTCAATTTTGGTCTTTGGGGGTTAATATTTAGAGCAGTTCTTGAATTTATGCATTTGAAACAGTGAGTTTGAGTTAGGTGAAGATTTGAGATTAGAGCACTTGAACTTcccatctttttctttttttttcctttttctgatTTGGTTTTATTTTGTGTGTGGTTTTGTTCAgaggaaaatgatgaaaaagggtCTTTGAATAAGCTGAGGGGATGATTGGTTCTCACTTGTCTTTGCTAAAAGAATATCTTCAGATCCTGGCGTACTCTAGTGGTAGATTTGTATATACTCTAACGTGCGCCTTTCTGCAAATGTGCTTCAAATCAAAGggtgttttatttattttatttcaagaaaaataatgttCACGTGATTTTGGTACAGTCACAAAAAATTTCAAGGTATTCTTTAAATATTTATAGTTAATAAAACTCCTCCTAATCCATTTTAGTTTGTTctggaaaataatatttcatacaataaaataaaaaatttaaatacaaAAAGTTAAATAATATATAGGATAATTGCCTCTTGCTCTCACCAGTACAAAAAATTACTCCCTTACTCAAATTTTATTTTGTCTCGAAAATATTTAAATGAACAAAATAATCCTTATGTATTAAATAGTAATTACTAATTTCTATACTACAATACTTGGATTATTATCCATGCATAACTTGTTGACAACATATTGAAGAGTTTGGAGCAAGTTTGTTTCAATATCCAAGATGTATAATAAGGTGAGAGAACCATGACGTCATAAATTCAAGTTTCGGTAAAAGCTAAAAGTACGAGGTAAAGTTTTAAGAAAATCACATAAGAACAACTGAGCTCCTTACTTTTCAAATTTATAGCCCACATTTCAATTTACAATCAACTAGCCctaaaataataggctaagattcaacatacaactccaataggttctcggaattattatttaatttttaaaaaatattgctcaaacttttaaattaattttcaaatcagtaactgtaactcaaatattagttcaacaaaccaaatccatttgggtggtaaaaattagatttttaataggaaaaatttcacataagaacaactagctccctacttttcaattttatagcccacatttcaatttacaactaattagcccaaaaataataggttaAGATTCAACATtcaactccaataggttctcaaaattactatttattttttaaaaaatgttgctcaagcttttaaattaattttcaaatcagtaactgtaactcaaatattagttcaacaaaccaaaccCATTTGGGtggtaaaaattagatttttaataaGCTTGAATATATGGGTTTAAATTTCGAAGTtgttttgtgagaaatttggagcgagtgttatttagacttgttggAAATAGTATAAgaaggttgtatataaaatttgaagtcatttaatggagatttggattggttttgaacaagaattgtaaCTAAAAATTATGGAAGATGTTCGTCTACAAACGCTTGTATAAAGGTATATAAAAGTGTATATTAttgtataagatgtgtttatacactcatatacactattatacaagattatacataattatataaaAAACTGATTTCGTATTATTTcttgcgtcttttctgaaatttaactcaaatcttgcttaaatctactccaaatcacttcaatattaaattttgaactcattttgatattttcaatcaattggaactacacccaatccaaataactaacagactcaaaaaattctattttcgaaaggaaagctttgaatggccttcaatggtggatttctactcttcaattttcttacattgcaacgaGGTGACATAGGGGAGGGGGGAGCAGAAAATACACAAACCCTTGAAGTATATGTAGAAGACGAGAGAAGAAGGgagagtgaaagcaatggttgtgagaacacaaatttaactccatagcttttagaatcaatggttgcaagaacacatattttgaatttgctaatggtttcaaaatatgtacaatatggactaggtcgggtaaaacttaaaaacatgagTCATTTTTTATTATGGTGTAAAATCACGTGTATTTTCTTATAATTCTTACTAAATTTTTCTTATTTGCCTGAACTTTGATGAAAAAGTTTCTCAACACTTGTGCTGCTAGAAGGTACCCGGTCGAAAAAGGGCTTTTAACATATTTATCCGGTCGGCTAAAATAACTATATTTGTTAgctaaatatacaaaaaatatacactAAGTATCCATAAAATATGTCTatcatatatattaaaatatatattaaagaaaatcaagagaatTCTTATTTCGGGTTTCATTTTGCTTTGGACCTTTTCTTGGGGGAAGTGCACAGATAGCCACTGATTAGAGATGTCTTTACTTTTTAGTCACTATTTTAAATGTATTTACTCTTTAGCCAAtgcttaataaatttttacccgccagacaaaaatacccttgtgCTAGACATAGAtgtagtgtaaatattaaggacatggtgtccttaacttcatgaatgttgtgtaaatatttaggataaagtgtcctgtatttgcaccttctgctGCTAAACTTTTAGACATTATGttcttaacttcatatgtgcagtgtaaatattaaggacctGGTGTCCTTAACTTGCATGTGTGCaatataaatgttaaggacatagtgtccttaacttcatgagtgatgATTAGAGATATCTTTACTTTTTAGCCACTATTTTAAATGTATTTACTTTTTAGCCAGTGCTTAATAAATATTTATCcgtcggacaaaaatacccctgtgctAGACATagatgttgtgtaaatattaagaatatggtatccttaacttcatgaatgttgtgtaaatatttaggacaaagtgtcctgtatttgcaTCTTCTGCTGCTAAACTTTAGGACATGGTATCCTTAATttcatgtgtgcaatgtaaatgttaatGACATAATATTATTAACTAGTATTTGcaacttctgttgttaaactttaggacatcatgtccttaacttcatatgtataatgtaaatgttaaggacatggtgtcctcaACTTCATGtatgcaatgtaaatgttaaagACATAATGTCCTTAATTTGTATTTGCACCtcttgttgttaaactttaggacatcatgtccttaacttcatatgtgcagtataaatgttaaggacgcggtgtccttaacttcatgtgttcattgtaaatgttaaggacatagtgtccttaacttcatgagtgatgtgtaaatattaaCGACAAAGTATCCTATATTTGCACCTTTTGCTgataaactttaggacatcatgtccttaacttcatatgtgcagtgtaaatgttaaggatatggtgtccttaacttcatgtgtgtaatataaatgttaaggacataatatcattaacttgtatttgcaatttctgttgttaaactttaggatatcatgtccttaacttcatatgtgcaatataaatattaaggacatggtgtccttaacttcatatgtgcagtgtaaatattaaagtcatagtgtccttaacttcatgtgtgcaatgtaaatgttaaggacataatatcattaacttgtatttgcaacttctgttgttaaactttaggacatcatgtcattaacttcatatgtgcattgtaaatattaaagacacggtgtccttaacttcatgtgtgcaatataaatgttaaggacatagtatCCTTAATATTTTACacatcactcatgaagttaaggacatcatatccttaatatttacacatcactcatgaagaaagggtaaaaaagacttttcgtattaattttaatagagtagtggctaGTTTTGCTCAACATTAAAAATACTGGCTAAAAAATAAATACCACTTAAAAAAGTGGCTATACCACGCCATTTTTACCCTTTTCTACACAGAAGGCCCCAGGGGCCTTCACTCTCAATGCCCTCATTCCCGCCAAGTTTATTTCTCCACAACTTTCTCTCCCAAATTCTCTTTGTAAAAATTCCATTAAAATGGGTGTTGAAAATCCAGCAGAGCAAGCTCAGGTTCTGCTCAGAACCAGGATTTGCAATCCCAATTTCATTTTTACCCTTTTCTCTGATTCCCCTGATAGCAATTACAGGTACAAAAAGTTCCCAtttttattctcatttttttcaagatttttccCACTATAAATTGAAAACATACAAAAGAAAAATGGCCGAAGTAGTTTTTGAAGAACTTATTCAATACCCTTTATGTGTAATTGTGTTTAGCTcttctttctttcagcaaattGAAGTATATAATGACAAGTTCTGTAAAAaactcctttttttttattttcattttttctagaTTTTTACTCTCCAAATTGAGTACTTATTTTGTTTTTCGGTCTTTTTAAGAATTTATTGAAGACCCTTTATTTGTAATTGCGTTTAGCTCTTGTTTGTTTCAGCAAATTAAAGTATATAATGTCAAGTTCAGTAACTGAAGCATGTAACAACTCAGTTCTACTTCTTGGCCCTCGTGGTTGTGGAAAAGTTCCGGTCAGTAGACATTTTAATTCTTTTGGTTGATCTTTTGTACAAAATATAATTTTGTGCTGTGAAATTTGATAAATATGTAAacttgattaaaaaaaaattattattatttatgtcagattttggagctggttatcAAGGATTTGCTGCAAGAATATCCTGATACGATCTGTGTGGTATTGATTTAGTTTAATGAATTATCTTTATTATATCTTCACTTTTTGGATTTTGCATTCTTTTGTGAAAATTGGCAGTGACATACTTCTGTACAAAAATAAATGTCTTTAGACTTATGGTTTTGTTGTAATTAATCGCTATCTTGATTACAGATTAAACTGAATGGACTCTTGCACAGTGACGATAATTGTGCTTTGAAGGTGTGCATACAAATTCCCTTTTTTTAGCTAATTGTTTTTTGGTACAGGTTGGATTTCTGCTCAATATAAGTTGTATAACAAATTTAAAATAGGGAATATTatcagtgaggattcatatagttgaccccaacttgtttggggcCGAGGggtatagtagtagtagtagttgttgttgtataacAAAGAGTCTTGTTTATGTTGTTGTGTTACAAAGCACAAGCTTGAACAAAATAAACGCAGGTAGGACTTGACGAGCTATGGCAGGTCGAGAAGGGGAATGTTGGTTCAGCGGTCTAAACCTAGAAGTCCATCTTATAGGATAGAATTGTTACTAAGAAAGGAATTGTAGTTCTTCGTTCATTGATCTGATTAGAATATACAAGGCTATTAATGGACAAATTGGATGTTAATCTTAAGAGCTGACGTATGTGCAAATGCAGCTAAAACTCCTTCTGACTTTTCTAGACTTCAAATAACTAATCTAACTGTTTATTGATTCTAAGAGGTTTTGTAACTAACTTCTAACTTAGCTTCTTGCAGCTACATTCTTACATCTAAATCAAGTTAAGTTTGCAGCTCATGTTCATATTCTCAGCTACTTTCATGCCTTGTTCTAAACCAACCTTCAGCTCATATATCCTTTGAGTTTATTGCCAATTTTACCTGTATCAGTTCCTTCCCATTGAGATCACCCTTGTTAAGGTGAAATATGGACTAGAAGTTCTAACTCCTCCAG from Nicotiana tabacum cultivar K326 chromosome 24, ASM71507v2, whole genome shotgun sequence includes:
- the LOC107784471 gene encoding sec-independent protein translocase protein TATC, chloroplastic; amino-acid sequence: MGSSSALISNLHLTQTHCFKCINSRTALNINPQRPKLNLSNRKDLKRFNRLVCSAVEDAKEKQREINGANASNLGSAVEDRPDVADGSSESVFKNDESDSDGSIVYDFLYPSKELLPDDKEMTLFDHLEELRQRLFVSVLAVGAAIVGCFAFSKELILILEAPVLAQGVRFLQLGPGEFFFTTLKVSGYSGLLLGAPVILYEIIAFVLPGLTMSERRFLAPIVLGSSVLFYTGIVFSHLVLTPAALNFFVNYAEGAVESFWSIDQYFEFVLVLMFSTGLSFQVPVIQLLLGQTGLVSGDQMLSIWRYVVVGAVVAAAVLTPSTDPLTQMLLAGPLLGLYLGGAWMVKLSGR